Proteins encoded within one genomic window of Tachysurus vachellii isolate PV-2020 chromosome 16, HZAU_Pvac_v1, whole genome shotgun sequence:
- the lum gene encoding lumican, with product MFPLRSVLLAGLVSLCICQYYDYYDYQPAGQSMPSSPNCALECDCPINFPTAMYCDGRKLKNIPFVPTGIKYLYMQNNLIEEIKAGVFDNVTDLRWLVLDNNNITSDKIQSGTIDKLGKLEKLLFSYNKLNKPPALSTKSLDEVKLIGNQLTTIPSGTLSGMENLTSVHLAKNKLTTEGLTGAFKGLKSLMLLDLSENKLKKLPAGVPASLMMLYVDNNDIENIPNGYLAKLPALQYLRLSHNKLADSGVPAGVFNVTSLLELDLSFNKLQSIPEVNEALEYLYLQVNQISKFELLNICKIISPVNYSRLVSLRLDGNNLTQHSMPDEASGCLRRASEIIFD from the exons ATGTTCCCTCTTCGGTCTGTCCTCTTGGCTGGCCTTGTCAGTTTGTGCATCTGCCAGTACTATGATTACTATGACTACCAGCCTGCCGGACAGTCTATGCCTTCTTCACCTAATTGTGCTCTGGAGTGTGACTGCCCTATAAACTTCCCCACGGCCATGTACTGTGACGGCCGCAAATTGAAGAACATCCCGTTTGTCCCAACAGGAATCAAATACCTCTACATGCAGAACAACCTTATCGAGGAGATCAAGGCAGGTGTTTTTGACAATGTCACTGACTTGCGCTGGCTGGTCCTTGATAACAATAACATCACTAGTGATAAGATCCAGTCAGGGACCATTGACAAGTTGGGCAAACTGGAGAAACTCCTCTTCAGCTATAACAAGCTGAACAAACCTCCTGCCCTTAGCACCAAGTCCCTGGATGAAGTGAAACTCATCGGCAACCAGCTGACTACAATTCCCTCAGGTACACTGTCTGGCATGGAGAATCTCACTAGCGTTCACCTGGCCAAGAACAAACTGACCACGGAAGGCCTTACCGGGGCCTTCAAAGGATTGAAGTCGTTGATGCTGCTGGATTTAAGTGagaacaaactgaaaaaactCCCAGCAGGCGTCCCCGCTTCCCTTATGATGCTGTATGTTGACAACAACGATATAGAAAACATCCCAAATGGCTATCTGGCCAAACTGCCTGCACTTCAGTACCTGCGTCTGTCTCACAACAAGCTGGCAGACTCAGGTGTTCCGGCAGGCGTGTTCAATGTTACTTCTCTCCTGGAGCTGGACTTGTCCTTCAACAAGCTCCAGTCCATCCCTGAGGTCAATGAAGCATTGGAGTACCTGTATCTGCAAGTCAATCAAATTAGCA aaTTTGAACTGCTCAACATCTGCAAGATTATCTCACCTGTAAACTACTCCAGACTGGTTTCTCTGCGCCTGGATGGAAACAATCTCACCCAACATAGCATGCCTGACGAGGCATCCGGCTGTCTCCGTCGTGCCTCTGAGATCATTTTTGATTAG